The following coding sequences lie in one Methylotuvimicrobium alcaliphilum 20Z genomic window:
- the rimM gene encoding ribosome maturation factor RimM (Essential for efficient processing of 16S rRNA), with the protein MTDRQYILVGEISGVFGLKGWVKIFSYTEPRENILSYSAWQLRKNGEIKSLKLKEGQRQGKNVVAHLETVDDRDVAESLIGWEIYIERDQLPTLAKDEYYWADLVGLNVITKSGVKLGMIDHLFETGANDVLVVSGDRERLIPFVMGQTVLEVDLDGKCLTVDWDPDF; encoded by the coding sequence TTGACCGATCGGCAGTATATCCTTGTCGGGGAAATTTCCGGCGTTTTTGGCTTAAAAGGCTGGGTCAAAATTTTTTCTTACACCGAACCGCGGGAAAATATTTTGTCCTATTCGGCGTGGCAGCTAAGAAAAAACGGGGAGATTAAGTCTCTTAAACTTAAAGAAGGGCAGCGACAAGGTAAAAATGTAGTCGCCCATCTTGAAACTGTCGACGATCGAGATGTTGCGGAAAGTTTGATTGGTTGGGAAATTTATATCGAACGCGATCAGTTGCCTACACTTGCAAAAGATGAATACTATTGGGCTGACCTTGTCGGTCTCAATGTCATCACAAAATCGGGTGTGAAATTGGGGATGATCGATCACTTGTTTGAAACCGGCGCCAATGATGTTTTGGTGGTGAGCGGAGATCGAGAGCGCTTGATTCCGTTTGTAATGGGACAGACAGTCCTGGAGGTCGATTTGGATGGCAAATGCTTGACGGTCGATTGGGATCCTGACTTTTAG
- the xerD gene encoding site-specific tyrosine recombinase XerD yields the protein MNPSDLIDQFLDALWAEQGVSNNTLSAYGSDLTIFAQWLKNISLLEVGGDDISRFLAFRYNQGIGSRSSARLLSTLRRFYAYQIRENRISVDPTALIDMPYIGRKLPSSLSENDVEALLKAPETSNPLGYRDRTMFEMLYATGLRVSELVGLRLEQVSLRQGVVKITGKGNKERLVPFGEEAMEWLEGYLQTIRPAILGERQSAFLFVTNRGDGMTRQAFWHIIKRRAKEACIVKELSPHTLRHAFATHLLNHGADLRVVQLLLGHSDLSTTQIYTHIARERLKDLHAKFHPRG from the coding sequence ATGAACCCCAGCGATTTGATCGACCAGTTCCTTGATGCGTTGTGGGCCGAGCAAGGCGTTAGCAACAATACCTTGTCTGCCTATGGTAGCGATTTAACTATTTTCGCGCAGTGGCTCAAGAACATCTCGCTGTTGGAAGTGGGAGGAGACGATATTTCTCGATTTCTGGCCTTCAGATACAATCAAGGCATCGGTAGCCGTTCAAGTGCCCGGTTACTGTCGACATTGCGGCGTTTTTATGCTTATCAGATTCGGGAGAATCGGATCAGCGTCGATCCGACCGCATTGATCGATATGCCTTATATCGGCAGAAAATTGCCGTCTTCATTATCGGAAAACGATGTCGAAGCCTTACTTAAGGCGCCCGAAACCTCGAACCCCTTAGGTTACCGCGACAGAACGATGTTCGAAATGCTCTATGCGACGGGACTCAGGGTTTCCGAATTGGTCGGTTTGCGTTTGGAGCAGGTCAGCCTTCGGCAAGGCGTCGTCAAGATTACCGGCAAAGGCAATAAAGAGCGCTTGGTGCCGTTCGGCGAAGAGGCGATGGAATGGCTTGAAGGTTATCTGCAAACGATACGACCGGCGATTCTCGGCGAGCGGCAAAGCGCTTTTTTATTCGTGACGAATCGAGGCGACGGCATGACAAGGCAGGCGTTTTGGCATATCATCAAACGCCGCGCAAAAGAAGCCTGCATCGTTAAGGAACTGTCGCCGCATACGCTTCGGCATGCCTTTGCGACGCATTTGCTGAATCATGGCGCCGATTTGCGCGTCGTGCAATTGCTGTTGGGCCATTCCGATTTATCGACGACGCAAATTTACACGCACATCGCGCGCGAACGACTGAAAGATCTCCACGCAAAATTTCACCCGAGAGGATAA
- a CDS encoding 4Fe-4S dicluster domain-containing protein: protein MLKSLQIEPEKCTGCLQCELACSYHHEGVFNPSKSRIKVFTFHHEGRFAPYTCTQCAEAWCLHTCPVEAITVNLTTGAKEVAVEQCVGCKVCTIACPFGTINYQVETGKVAKCDLCGGDPECAKACPTSAITYVDAEQTGYQRMRAHAAQSIKSL from the coding sequence ATGCTAAAGTCACTTCAGATAGAGCCGGAAAAATGTACCGGTTGCCTGCAATGCGAACTGGCCTGTTCGTATCATCATGAAGGGGTTTTTAATCCTTCCAAGTCCCGCATCAAAGTCTTCACATTTCATCATGAAGGCCGTTTTGCACCTTATACCTGCACGCAATGTGCCGAAGCCTGGTGTCTGCATACTTGCCCGGTCGAGGCCATCACGGTCAACTTAACGACCGGTGCAAAAGAGGTTGCCGTCGAGCAATGCGTCGGTTGCAAAGTATGCACGATCGCCTGTCCGTTTGGTACCATCAACTATCAAGTCGAAACCGGCAAAGTCGCCAAATGCGACTTGTGCGGCGGTGATCCGGAATGTGCCAAAGCCTGTCCGACCTCGGCAATCACTTATGTCGATGCCGAACAAACCGGCTATCAAAGAATGCGCGCTCATGCCGCACAATCGATTAAATCGCTATAG
- the ffh gene encoding signal recognition particle protein has product MFDNLTDRLSSTLKTIKGQGRLTETNIKDTLREVRMALLEADVALPVVTEFIERVREGALGQQVQTSLTPGQAMIKLVQSELIKVMGEENEGLNLKANPPAVILMAGLQGAGKTTTAAKLGRFLKEKHKKKVGVVSADIYRPAAIKQLQTLADDLSLDFFASDASQKPIDIVNNALDAAKKKFLDVLIVDTAGRLHIDDEMMGEIKALHAAIDPVETLFVVDSMTGQDAANTAKAFHDALPLTGVILTKADGDARGGAALSIRHITGKPIKFIGVGEKTDALEPFYPDRVASRILGMGDVLGLIEEIEQKIDKQKAEKLAKKIQKGKTFDLEDLREQLLQMQSMGGVGSLMEKLPGMNQVPQGMKDKVNDKELARQIAVINSMTMQERRYPDLIKGNRKKRIAVGCGQELQDVNRVLKQHKMMEKMMKRFKKGNMANMMRGMQSNMRGMRM; this is encoded by the coding sequence ATGTTTGATAATTTAACCGACCGCCTAAGCAGTACGCTTAAAACGATTAAAGGTCAGGGTCGTCTGACTGAAACCAATATCAAAGACACGTTGCGCGAAGTCCGCATGGCGTTGCTTGAAGCCGATGTCGCGTTACCTGTGGTAACCGAGTTCATTGAGCGCGTTAGGGAGGGGGCACTCGGACAGCAAGTGCAAACCAGTTTGACGCCGGGACAAGCGATGATCAAGCTGGTTCAGTCGGAGCTGATCAAGGTTATGGGCGAGGAGAATGAAGGGCTTAATCTTAAAGCCAATCCTCCCGCTGTTATTTTAATGGCTGGCCTGCAAGGCGCCGGTAAGACGACCACGGCGGCAAAATTAGGCCGTTTTCTGAAGGAAAAGCATAAGAAAAAAGTCGGTGTGGTCAGTGCCGATATTTATCGCCCGGCCGCGATTAAACAATTGCAAACGCTGGCGGACGATTTGTCGTTGGACTTTTTTGCCAGCGACGCTTCGCAAAAGCCGATCGATATTGTCAATAATGCTTTGGATGCGGCGAAAAAGAAATTTCTCGATGTGTTGATCGTCGATACCGCGGGTCGACTGCATATCGATGATGAAATGATGGGTGAAATCAAAGCGTTGCATGCCGCGATCGATCCGGTCGAGACCTTGTTTGTCGTCGATAGCATGACCGGCCAGGATGCCGCCAATACGGCAAAAGCGTTCCATGATGCTTTGCCGCTGACCGGTGTTATTTTGACCAAGGCCGACGGCGATGCGCGCGGTGGTGCGGCGTTGTCGATTCGCCATATTACCGGTAAGCCGATCAAATTTATCGGTGTCGGCGAAAAAACCGATGCATTGGAGCCGTTTTATCCCGATCGTGTCGCGTCACGTATTCTGGGTATGGGCGATGTGCTCGGTTTGATCGAAGAGATCGAACAAAAAATCGATAAGCAAAAAGCCGAGAAGCTGGCGAAAAAAATTCAGAAAGGCAAGACCTTCGATCTAGAGGATTTACGCGAGCAACTGCTGCAAATGCAAAGCATGGGCGGTGTCGGCTCGTTGATGGAAAAGCTGCCCGGTATGAATCAAGTGCCGCAGGGAATGAAAGATAAGGTCAACGATAAAGAACTGGCGCGTCAAATTGCCGTCATTAATTCAATGACGATGCAGGAGCGCCGGTATCCGGACTTGATTAAAGGTAATCGTAAAAAGCGTATCGCGGTCGGTTGCGGCCAAGAATTGCAAGACGTCAATCGTGTTTTAAAGCAACACAAAATGATGGAAAAAATGATGAAGCGATTCAAAAAAGGCAACATGGCCAATATGATGCGCGGTATGCAAAGCAACATGCGCGGCATGAGAATGTAA
- a CDS encoding flagellin N-terminal helical domain-containing protein, whose translation MVINTNTASINSQRMLNKTNEGLQTSMERLSSGLRVNSAKDDAAGLAIANRMTSQIRGMTVATRNANDGISMAQTAEAGMGVLTETLQRMRDLAVQAANDGAVSEDDREKLHAEFQQLNQELTRIVENTEFNGKKILDGDLSGGVNFQVGANVDANNQISVTVTGLKITLTSVTGAVITGTDASNALNAISAIDNAIKSIDTSRAELGAIQNRFTTTIANLQSSIENQSAARSRIIDADFAAETAALSRNQILQQAGTAMLAQANQSKQSVLQLLQ comes from the coding sequence ATGGTAATCAATACGAACACCGCTTCCATCAATAGTCAGCGCATGCTGAACAAAACCAACGAAGGACTACAAACCTCGATGGAACGACTATCTTCGGGCCTACGCGTCAACAGCGCAAAGGACGACGCGGCGGGACTCGCCATCGCGAACCGTATGACGTCGCAAATCCGCGGAATGACAGTTGCCACAAGAAATGCCAATGACGGCATCTCGATGGCCCAAACCGCGGAAGCCGGAATGGGAGTATTGACCGAAACATTGCAACGGATGCGCGACCTCGCAGTCCAAGCGGCTAATGATGGCGCTGTTTCAGAAGATGACAGGGAAAAATTACACGCCGAATTCCAACAACTCAACCAAGAATTGACTCGAATTGTCGAAAACACCGAGTTCAACGGTAAAAAAATCTTGGACGGCGACTTGTCGGGGGGAGTGAACTTTCAAGTTGGCGCGAATGTCGACGCAAACAATCAAATTTCAGTCACTGTAACGGGCCTAAAAATCACTCTAACCAGTGTTACTGGCGCAGTAATTACCGGCACAGACGCATCAAACGCGCTAAATGCGATCAGCGCAATAGACAATGCCATTAAATCGATCGACACATCTCGAGCCGAGCTAGGCGCCATTCAAAATCGCTTCACGACCACAATTGCTAATTTGCAATCGTCAATTGAAAATCAATCTGCCGCCCGCTCCCGTATCATCGACGCCGATTTCGCCGCCGAAACTGCCGCTCTTAGCAGAAATCAAATACTGCAACAAGCCGGCACCGCCATGCTTGCGCAAGCAAATCAATCGAAACAATCAGTACTTCAATTACTGCAATAA
- a CDS encoding DUF2845 domain-containing protein, whose translation MKKFVLLLGFFLFALAPEAFAFRCGQRIVQTGDHISDVRMKCGEPDYADKRLGVSGSRFRFPQGTLDISEYQQITIDEWIYNFGPRRLKQQLIFENGVLMEIRSIGYGN comes from the coding sequence ATGAAAAAATTTGTTTTGCTGCTGGGGTTCTTTTTGTTCGCCTTAGCCCCCGAAGCCTTTGCTTTCCGCTGCGGACAACGGATCGTCCAAACCGGCGACCATATCAGCGATGTTCGCATGAAATGCGGCGAACCCGACTATGCCGATAAGCGTTTGGGCGTTTCGGGCAGTCGTTTTCGTTTTCCGCAAGGCACGCTCGACATATCCGAATATCAGCAAATTACGATCGACGAATGGATCTACAACTTCGGCCCGAGAAGGCTCAAGCAACAGCTGATTTTCGAAAACGGCGTATTGATGGAAATTCGTAGCATCGGTTACGGCAATTGA
- the rplS gene encoding 50S ribosomal protein L19, with product MSNIIDVLEKEQLRNDIPEFGAGDTVVVNVKVKEGDRERIQAFEGIVIAKRNRGLNSAFTVRKISHGEGVERVFQTHSPIISDIKVKRRGDVRRAKLYYLRNLTGKAARIKEKI from the coding sequence ATGAGCAATATTATTGATGTATTGGAAAAAGAACAATTAAGAAATGATATTCCTGAATTTGGCGCGGGCGATACTGTAGTCGTCAATGTTAAGGTAAAGGAAGGCGATCGCGAAAGAATTCAGGCTTTTGAGGGCATCGTGATTGCAAAACGCAATCGTGGACTGAACTCTGCGTTTACTGTTAGAAAAATTTCTCACGGCGAAGGCGTCGAGCGGGTTTTTCAAACGCACAGCCCTATTATCAGCGATATCAAAGTTAAACGCCGCGGTGATGTACGTCGCGCCAAGCTGTATTATCTGCGGAACTTGACCGGTAAAGCTGCTCGTATTAAAGAAAAAATTTAA
- the lpxA gene encoding acyl-ACP--UDP-N-acetylglucosamine O-acyltransferase produces the protein MAQNIHPTACIAENVKLGEDVTIGPFAVIESDVEIGARCQIGPHAVVQRYVKMGEGNIVHPHAVLGGLPQDLGFNAETVTWLEIGNGNQFREGFTAHRATKENGATRIGSGCYFMNNSHVAHDCSIGDNTIFANNVAIGGHVEIGRKVFMGGGVVVHQFCRVGSYAIVQGTTGLNMDVIPFMLIGGRPAKHYRLNTIGLRRAGITGERYKVLETAFRRLRTKKSLDDLEKTDELKELKEWLAVKSKRGLHGFVDLSD, from the coding sequence ATGGCGCAAAACATTCATCCGACAGCCTGCATTGCAGAAAACGTAAAATTAGGCGAAGACGTCACGATAGGGCCCTTCGCGGTCATTGAAAGCGATGTCGAAATCGGCGCGCGGTGTCAAATCGGCCCGCATGCAGTCGTGCAACGTTATGTCAAAATGGGCGAAGGCAATATAGTGCATCCGCATGCCGTGCTCGGAGGTCTACCGCAAGACTTAGGGTTCAATGCCGAAACTGTAACGTGGCTCGAAATCGGTAATGGCAATCAATTTAGGGAGGGCTTTACCGCTCATCGGGCGACCAAGGAAAACGGCGCGACGCGCATCGGTTCGGGCTGTTATTTCATGAACAATAGCCATGTTGCGCACGATTGCTCGATCGGGGATAACACGATTTTCGCCAACAATGTCGCGATCGGCGGCCATGTTGAAATCGGGCGTAAAGTATTCATGGGTGGCGGCGTGGTCGTGCATCAGTTCTGCCGGGTCGGTTCTTACGCCATCGTACAAGGCACGACCGGGCTCAACATGGATGTGATTCCGTTTATGTTGATCGGCGGTCGTCCGGCTAAACATTATCGATTGAATACGATCGGTCTCAGGCGCGCCGGGATTACCGGAGAACGTTACAAGGTGCTCGAAACGGCGTTTCGCCGGCTTCGAACCAAAAAAAGTCTCGACGATTTGGAAAAAACCGATGAGCTTAAAGAATTGAAAGAATGGTTGGCGGTCAAATCGAAACGCGGTTTGCACGGCTTCGTCGATCTGTCGGATTGA
- a CDS encoding 6-hydroxymethylpterin diphosphokinase MptE-like protein, which translates to MTAMTLTENILSTNKFGDTYLYAINRGTFDKISANVVFETTFSKSLLQEDTLNIIIGTDSGLLPKYITEQGIPSGSRYIFIETQDILDTLNQHHLLGDFPTEIACLTADEWLEKASDFKIDQYLYIGAVKSFNSICAQQFARNEYAELSWTIKETLHTLHWQHNAAIGNESFIIRQLENATDNLLPAGLLKNAFKNQTVIILAGGPSLSNILPWVKQNRSKLTVFSVSRISRQLVANGINPDFVFSVDPQAISTDYSKEMFQFGSDTIFIHAYHVHPRLLNQWPYTSLYLGERLPWKSIINPENLDSIGPTVTNTALNTAYFFGFERILLAGFDLCYTKEGITHAKGSNEQLAGPKYKLTSLQVETYNGEKRPTGQDFYTALEVLSQQAEIITADQRKIINLAPTAAKARTIEHIPPEKIELTEIEIAPIDIVAKHIPKVSDTDLKEDFEALTTELKKALHQISNIKKLANKAIEINNRMYNKEGLIENYRDKRNLDIIEKQLNRRYKVHGNLVKRFGLRNFLKITAPHKSDWNAEKAKDVGLVYYQSYLTGAKHLIELIEDTLQRTQTRQEEQKNNPNFTMLFTQWNKDQCFNRARIWLKNHPNTHLPEPIATEFESFSEKFDAFIKNDASKRYAQNRTVSRLPDVKARALLLLKHKKNEELHDLLNALTIDDKEPNKASYLKLISAFIAEIEENYDIALGFYDEILNYENSPLLEEALLRIALISINQQNNENAFLALECLSQLSPLYLPFYAESARILGQLMIAIDSYNAYIAQFPNDTSVKLKLANLYLENRIPDAAEMMIDHILEQKPDLPAALTLKKIIAEQKQS; encoded by the coding sequence ATGACAGCAATGACCCTAACCGAAAACATATTATCTACAAACAAATTTGGCGATACCTATTTATATGCGATCAACCGAGGGACATTTGACAAAATCAGCGCCAATGTCGTTTTCGAAACGACTTTCAGCAAGTCATTGCTGCAAGAAGACACGCTTAACATCATTATCGGCACGGATTCGGGATTATTGCCAAAGTATATAACCGAGCAGGGCATTCCAAGCGGCTCTCGATACATATTCATCGAGACTCAAGACATTCTCGACACGCTCAATCAACACCATTTATTGGGCGATTTCCCGACTGAAATCGCCTGCCTAACCGCCGACGAATGGCTAGAAAAAGCAAGCGACTTCAAGATAGACCAATACCTTTATATCGGCGCAGTCAAATCGTTTAATTCGATTTGCGCACAGCAATTCGCACGAAATGAATACGCCGAGCTCAGCTGGACTATTAAAGAAACCCTGCATACCCTGCACTGGCAACATAATGCGGCAATCGGCAATGAAAGCTTCATCATTAGACAACTGGAAAATGCAACCGATAATCTATTACCCGCCGGCTTACTCAAAAATGCCTTCAAAAACCAAACCGTCATCATTCTTGCGGGAGGGCCGTCTTTATCCAATATCCTTCCCTGGGTAAAACAAAACAGAAGCAAACTCACCGTTTTTTCGGTTTCTCGCATTTCCCGACAATTAGTTGCTAACGGAATCAACCCAGACTTCGTATTTTCTGTCGACCCACAAGCCATTAGCACTGATTACAGCAAGGAAATGTTTCAATTCGGATCCGACACAATTTTTATCCATGCCTATCATGTGCATCCAAGATTACTCAACCAATGGCCTTACACTAGCCTCTACTTGGGAGAGCGTCTACCGTGGAAATCGATCATCAATCCCGAAAACTTAGACAGCATCGGCCCCACAGTAACCAATACCGCTTTAAATACCGCTTATTTTTTTGGATTCGAGCGCATTTTACTGGCAGGATTCGATCTCTGTTACACAAAAGAAGGCATCACCCACGCCAAGGGCAGCAACGAACAATTAGCCGGCCCGAAATATAAATTAACATCCTTGCAAGTAGAAACTTATAACGGAGAAAAAAGACCTACAGGTCAAGACTTTTATACCGCGCTCGAGGTTCTATCGCAACAGGCTGAAATCATTACGGCCGATCAACGAAAAATCATCAACCTCGCCCCCACAGCGGCAAAAGCAAGAACTATCGAACATATTCCGCCGGAGAAAATTGAATTAACCGAAATTGAAATCGCGCCAATTGACATTGTCGCAAAACATATCCCAAAGGTTAGCGACACCGACCTCAAGGAAGATTTTGAAGCCTTGACCACCGAGCTAAAAAAGGCCCTTCATCAAATTAGCAATATCAAAAAACTCGCTAACAAAGCTATCGAAATCAATAATAGGATGTATAACAAAGAGGGCTTGATTGAAAACTATCGCGATAAGCGAAATCTGGACATTATCGAAAAGCAGCTCAATAGGCGCTACAAAGTTCACGGCAACTTGGTCAAACGCTTCGGCCTCCGAAATTTTCTTAAAATAACCGCGCCGCACAAGAGCGATTGGAACGCGGAAAAAGCAAAGGACGTTGGTCTAGTTTACTACCAATCCTATTTAACTGGAGCCAAGCACTTAATTGAGCTTATCGAAGACACCTTGCAGCGAACTCAAACGAGACAAGAAGAGCAGAAAAACAATCCGAACTTCACCATGCTTTTTACGCAATGGAATAAAGATCAATGCTTTAACCGAGCTCGCATATGGCTTAAAAACCATCCGAATACTCATCTTCCCGAACCAATCGCTACCGAATTCGAATCATTTTCGGAAAAATTTGATGCTTTCATAAAAAATGACGCATCGAAGCGTTATGCGCAAAATAGAACCGTATCTCGCTTGCCTGACGTCAAAGCAAGAGCCTTATTACTGCTCAAGCACAAGAAAAACGAGGAGTTACATGACTTACTCAACGCACTGACAATCGACGACAAGGAACCTAACAAGGCCTCTTATTTAAAGCTAATTTCGGCCTTCATTGCCGAAATCGAAGAAAATTACGACATAGCGCTCGGTTTTTACGACGAAATATTGAATTATGAAAACTCGCCATTGTTAGAAGAAGCTTTACTCAGAATCGCATTAATCAGCATCAACCAACAAAACAATGAAAACGCCTTCTTGGCACTGGAATGTCTCAGCCAACTTTCTCCTTTATATCTACCGTTTTACGCAGAATCGGCAAGAATATTGGGGCAATTAATGATCGCCATAGACAGCTACAATGCCTATATCGCACAATTTCCAAACGACACGTCAGTCAAACTGAAACTGGCTAATTTGTATTTAGAAAACCGCATTCCCGATGCGGCGGAAATGATGATTGATCATATTTTGGAGCAAAAACCCGATCTGCCTGCCGCATTGACACTAAAAAAAATCATTGCCGAACAAAAACAGTCTTAA
- the trmD gene encoding tRNA (guanosine(37)-N1)-methyltransferase TrmD, whose protein sequence is MRFDVITLFPEMVEAASRYGVTGKAIDNGVVRLKAWNPRDYTRDKHRTVDDRPYGGGPGMVMKYQPLFDAVSEAKENGFGNHAKVVYLSPQGMPITQSLLNESVHCEQLILVAGRYEGIDERFIETVCDEEWSLGDYVISGGELAALIVVDGISRLLPGVLGDENSALQDSHMDGLLDYPHFTRPENIEGRVVPEVLLSGNHADIERWRLKQALGRTWQRRPELLKNKQLSDVEYELLQEFIVELV, encoded by the coding sequence ATGCGCTTCGATGTTATTACGCTGTTTCCCGAGATGGTCGAGGCCGCGTCGAGATACGGCGTTACCGGTAAGGCGATAGACAACGGTGTAGTCCGTTTGAAGGCATGGAATCCTCGGGATTATACTCGCGACAAGCATCGGACAGTCGACGATCGTCCTTATGGCGGCGGCCCCGGTATGGTCATGAAGTATCAACCGCTTTTTGACGCGGTTAGCGAAGCGAAAGAGAATGGCTTTGGCAATCATGCAAAAGTCGTTTATTTAAGCCCGCAAGGCATGCCCATTACGCAAAGCTTGTTGAATGAATCGGTTCATTGTGAGCAATTAATATTAGTTGCCGGGCGTTACGAAGGTATCGACGAGCGTTTTATCGAAACGGTTTGCGATGAAGAATGGTCCCTGGGCGATTATGTTATCAGCGGCGGCGAGTTAGCTGCATTGATCGTTGTCGATGGGATCTCGCGTTTATTGCCTGGCGTGCTCGGTGATGAGAACTCGGCCCTTCAAGATTCGCATATGGATGGCTTACTGGATTATCCGCATTTTACACGGCCGGAAAATATCGAAGGCCGAGTCGTCCCGGAAGTTCTGCTTAGCGGTAATCATGCGGATATCGAGCGCTGGCGGCTTAAGCAAGCGTTGGGGCGAACTTGGCAGAGGCGTCCTGAATTATTAAAAAACAAGCAGTTGAGTGATGTGGAATACGAACTGCTGCAAGAGTTTATTGTGGAATTGGTTTAA
- a CDS encoding methylated-DNA--[protein]-cysteine S-methyltransferase encodes MPFIVHWVSECQGAKNIRILQTPAGKLSVQRCGEVICGIDWLPGGPVMVSSLDNDDKQSFDPVENYWREPNAIVELKLLRRGSPFVQTVQDALLRIPFGTTLTYKDLAKVLDSAPRAVGGACRRNDYPLIVPCHRVVSVTGPGGYSGQTQGESMAVKLQLLAFEASFNQ; translated from the coding sequence ATGCCTTTCATCGTTCACTGGGTCAGCGAGTGCCAGGGTGCCAAAAATATTCGAATACTCCAAACGCCTGCCGGAAAACTGTCGGTACAGCGGTGCGGCGAGGTGATTTGCGGTATCGATTGGTTGCCCGGTGGGCCAGTCATGGTCTCCAGCCTCGATAACGACGATAAACAAAGCTTCGATCCGGTTGAAAATTATTGGCGAGAGCCTAATGCTATTGTGGAACTAAAACTGTTACGGCGCGGCAGCCCATTCGTGCAAACCGTTCAAGACGCATTACTCAGGATTCCGTTCGGGACGACGTTGACTTATAAGGATTTGGCTAAAGTCTTAGATTCCGCGCCGAGAGCGGTCGGCGGCGCATGTCGGAGAAACGATTATCCGTTGATTGTGCCGTGCCATCGGGTTGTTTCAGTAACCGGCCCCGGCGGCTACTCGGGACAAACACAAGGCGAGTCGATGGCTGTTAAACTCCAATTATTGGCTTTCGAGGCTTCGTTTAATCAATGA
- the rpsP gene encoding 30S ribosomal protein S16: MVTIRLSRGGAKNRPFYQVVVADSRCGRDGRYIERVGFFNPLARGNEQKLQLDIERVAYWQGQGAQPSDRVASLIKTAKKAVA, encoded by the coding sequence ATGGTAACCATTCGTCTTTCCAGAGGCGGCGCGAAAAATCGCCCTTTTTATCAAGTCGTTGTCGCTGATAGCAGATGTGGTCGTGACGGACGCTATATCGAACGCGTCGGTTTTTTTAACCCATTAGCGCGTGGTAATGAGCAAAAGCTACAATTAGATATTGAGCGTGTTGCTTATTGGCAAGGTCAAGGTGCTCAGCCATCGGATCGTGTTGCCAGTTTGATTAAAACCGCTAAGAAAGCCGTAGCTTAA
- a CDS encoding cytochrome C assembly family protein: protein MNITAIGIFSILGYLAATGFLIRETVTENTQKPSIYLGWLGASAHGVYTLVIIERQSGLNFGFFDTASLVSMLVALLILFATFDKPVEKLGIAVFPTAAILLGLDMLFPFQAQTSLRYDWPMSIHILTSISAFSLLNVAALQAMLLAIQDRQLRSHQPKRVIRSLPPLQAMESLLFQMIGAGLFFLTISLVSGALFIDDLFAQHLVHKTVLSIVAWIIFSGLLLGRIRYGWRGQIAIRWTLVGFVLLLLAYFGSKLVLEIILQKH from the coding sequence ATGAACATAACAGCCATAGGTATCTTTTCCATTTTGGGTTATTTAGCCGCAACCGGCTTTTTGATTCGAGAAACCGTTACCGAGAATACACAAAAACCTTCGATTTACTTAGGTTGGCTCGGCGCATCCGCCCATGGAGTCTACACCTTAGTCATCATCGAACGACAAAGCGGACTGAATTTCGGCTTTTTTGATACGGCGTCGCTGGTATCCATGCTGGTCGCCTTGTTAATTCTTTTCGCCACCTTCGATAAACCGGTGGAAAAACTAGGCATTGCGGTATTTCCGACGGCCGCGATACTGCTCGGCTTGGATATGCTCTTCCCCTTTCAAGCCCAGACAAGCTTGCGCTACGACTGGCCGATGAGCATACACATCCTAACCTCGATTTCGGCCTTTAGCCTATTGAATGTCGCGGCTTTACAAGCCATGCTTTTGGCCATTCAAGACCGGCAACTTCGTAGCCACCAGCCTAAACGCGTCATTCGATCCCTGCCGCCTCTACAGGCAATGGAGTCGTTATTGTTTCAAATGATCGGAGCAGGCCTTTTTTTCCTAACCATTTCGCTGGTCAGCGGAGCCTTGTTTATCGACGATTTATTTGCTCAACATTTAGTACATAAAACCGTACTATCGATCGTCGCCTGGATCATATTTTCCGGCTTATTGTTGGGCAGAATCCGATACGGATGGCGCGGCCAGATCGCCATCCGCTGGACACTAGTAGGCTTTGTGCTGCTGCTGCTGGCTTATTTCGGCAGTAAGTTGGTTTTAGAGATTATTCTGCAAAAGCACTAA